The Desulfonatronovibrio magnus genomic sequence TCCGCTCTAAGTGTGCTGGATCTTTTTGAAGATATATTTGATGTCCGGGTGGCATCCTTTAAACCCAAGCCCTTCCCTGAACCATACATGAATATACTCGCCAGGCTGGATGTTTTAGGACATGACTGCGTAATGATTGATGATTTACCGGAAAATCTGAAAACAGCCAAAAATCTGAAAATGAAAACTATACTTGTGGGTGAATCACCAAACCATGAATACATTGATGTTCAAATTGAAAGGGCCTGTCAGGTGGTTGAAATAGTCGAAATGTGGCAGGGATAGCTACAAATTTATTTTATGAAATATCAAGGAGTTGTACATTAAATGACAAAATTTTGCATACAGGACAATTATCCTCAACAATACTGTCATTGTTATGGATGTGGAAAAGAAAACCCTGAGGGACTGAGAATAAAAAGCTGGTGGGACGGTCAGCAGGCTCTGGCAAGGTTCACCCCGAGAGATGAACATATAGCCTTGCCTGGCTATGTTTATGGGGGACTAATTGCATCGATTATTGACTGCCACGGAATAGCTACAGCTTCAGCAAGGGCTGCAGCTGAAAAAGACAGTGAAAAACATCGCCTCAAGCGATACGTAACTGCAGCCCTTAACGTGGACTTCTTAAAACCCACACCCCTTGGCATCGAGCTTGAAATTCGAGGAATGGCCCAGGAGTTTCATCGCAGAAAAGTTAAAGTAAAAGTTGAGATTTTCGTCGAAAATATTATTACTGCTCAAGGAGTCGTTATAGCTGTACCCATGCCGGACAGCATGAAAAGATAACATCCTGCAAAAGAAACGTCATGAAGTGCCGGAGTACAACAGATCTTGATCTGTACCACCTCAAACAATTTTTTCCAGGCTCCTTGTTGAAAAATCAAGCCCTCAACTATACCTGACTCAGAACACTCTTTTCTTCTCTGCTGAGCAATCTGTCCAGATCAAGAAGGATCAACAGCCTGTCTTCCAGTTTGCCCACACCACTGATGTATTCAGAATCAAGTCCAGCTACCACAGGAGGTGGAGGCTCCACAGTGTCAGCCGGGATACGCAAAACTTCAGACACTGAATCAACCACAAATCCTACAATCATTTTATTTATTTCAATGACAACAATTCTGGTATTTTTGTCATGAACCCTTGACTCAAGACCGAATCTTTTGCGCAAATCAATAATGGGGATTACTTTTCCGCGCAGATTGATCACACCTTCAACAAAATCAGGAGCCTTGGGAACACGGGTAATTTCCAGCATGCGGATAATTTCCTGTACAGTCAGTATCTCAACTCCAAATTCTTCTCCGCCAATACTGAATGTTACCAGCTGTAAGAGTTCAGCATCCTTTTTTCGTACTCCATTTTCCATGTAACATCTCCTGTAGTTCAAGCCATTTTGATAATTCAGACTGCTAAGTAACTAAAACTAAATTGGTAATAAATTCAAAGCATTATGGTTTTATCATACAGATTGCTTCGGTCGCTTAGGCTCCCTCGCGGGGACTGTCCCAATTTCCAAATATGGGACTGTTCTTCAAGGTGGAGGCAGCTTCCAGCCGCCTGGAATTAAATAGCCTGCAGGATGCAGGCTCCACTTTAAAGACAGTTACTCGCAGGTTCGCTCTCGGTCCGCCCGGGTGAGGAGCTTACAAGTAACTAGAATCGTTTTGCTAATAAATTCAAATGGTTACAATTTTCACATTTTTATGATTTTTGCTTATGATTCATGTACATTTGCCAGCAAAGTTCCGTCAAAGATGGGAACTTTGAGCCTGGCACAGGGACTGTCCCTCGCTGTGTAAATTTTGTCATTAAAGCCAATTTCTTCCAGGGACCAATGCAGCATCAAACTTTTTTATAGTACCTCGCGGGGACTGTCCCAATTTCCAGAAAAGTGACAGCTCTTCAATGTGGAGGCGGCTTCCAGCCGCCTGATCTTTAATAGCCTGCAGGATGCAGGCTCCACTATAAAGACAGTTACTCACACGTTCGGTCCCGGTCCGCCCGGGTGAGGAGCTTCTAAGTCAAAAGCTCTCCATAATAATGCAAAACACTTTCAACAATACATTTAAGACCTTTTAATTATTTTTTCAAGCATGAAAAAAGTTGCAAAAAATTATTGATAAGAGTAGATAAGGTCACTTTGCTTTCGGAACAGTTACAGACGATCAAAACTTTATTTTTCAAGACTGCACGAAATTGGAGGAATACTCACAATATGGCTTACTATTTGCGTCACCCTGATAATTACCCCTTAGAAGAACAGATTAAATCTTTGGCTGATGATGAACTTCTTGACTTCTGGGAAGAAAGCCAATTTTTAGAAATATATATTGATGACCACGCAAAAACAGCTCAAAAAGTTGTAAAATACGAAGAAGTAATCCTGCAAGAACTGCACATAAGAAATTATGCCCGCAGTTTTGGCACAGAGTTAACTCCAGTCCGATAGTCTTTGTCTACCCTTTTGCCAAAAAAATGATGAGAGCCATGGCTATATTTTTTGCTTTTCATAATTGAAGACTACATGCAGTTTTGTGAGAAGTCCAAACCTGCCTGAATTGTCAAGTCTTATTCCCCCGCCAGCAGTCTTCAAAAAAACTGAACAGATTAATGAAGGATAGCCTGAGTATAATGCCGCCCAACACCGGTGGCAAAACCCTGCAGAAGCGATGATTTTGGTATCCGGCACATGGCCTGGTTAGGCACATAGGGATTAGCCTGCCCTCTTCGACAGATCTTTCCACAGCAGGTAAATGTGCAGATTGTTCTGCGCAAAAGGTCGTTCCCCGTCCACGGAA encodes the following:
- a CDS encoding PaaI family thioesterase — encoded protein: MTKFCIQDNYPQQYCHCYGCGKENPEGLRIKSWWDGQQALARFTPRDEHIALPGYVYGGLIASIIDCHGIATASARAAAEKDSEKHRLKRYVTAALNVDFLKPTPLGIELEIRGMAQEFHRRKVKVKVEIFVENIITAQGVVIAVPMPDSMKR
- a CDS encoding chemotaxis protein CheW — protein: MENGVRKKDAELLQLVTFSIGGEEFGVEILTVQEIIRMLEITRVPKAPDFVEGVINLRGKVIPIIDLRKRFGLESRVHDKNTRIVVIEINKMIVGFVVDSVSEVLRIPADTVEPPPPVVAGLDSEYISGVGKLEDRLLILLDLDRLLSREEKSVLSQV